In Acidobacteriota bacterium, one genomic interval encodes:
- a CDS encoding tetratricopeptide repeat protein yields MKSGRNLKSARSAFYQASVIILSLSLFVTKTEAQAIGHLGVSAEPIPLVQAKRPPRKLATRPNPASREMLADVSGIGSASGKSNSTAKQTASQGSGNGDSGSSLGAGSTGKTSGTMVAVVTPPKNQPVTPPSNPTTTTPSKPVLSPFDQSLAKAEALIGKADPRAVADGFRAALALKADSIDARLGLAEALFDAKDYAEADLEYQKVASQNPASVEARRGRADSLYELNKYEDAVVEYEGALKAGANDAGIYNNYANALFRTGKRENRDRAIENYNLAIKKQPNWPDAYAGLANVLRIQKRLGEAQQAVERSIQLAPESSLGHTVAGRVYAELQDFNRANAEGKKALELAPKDPFVHLNWAGILYMQKRYSEAINEYVAAQSYDPTWAVPRNSLGNLFLNVNRPNEALDELQIAAKLEPRSSIIHNNLGTAYLMLQKLDGAISNYQLAVQFDDRNAQAFSNMGVAYYRQGRLEEAINAFKRASELEPDNQLFKTALSDVMKKAGHGKGKDEKGKKKKG; encoded by the coding sequence ATGAAAAGCGGTCGAAACCTGAAATCAGCCAGAAGCGCCTTTTACCAGGCAAGCGTGATCATTCTTTCTCTGTCGTTGTTCGTCACGAAAACCGAAGCGCAAGCCATAGGGCATTTGGGCGTCAGTGCCGAGCCGATTCCCTTGGTGCAAGCAAAACGTCCGCCGCGAAAATTGGCAACGCGGCCAAATCCTGCAAGCAGAGAGATGCTTGCCGATGTCAGCGGAATTGGTAGCGCAAGCGGCAAGTCGAACTCAACTGCCAAACAAACTGCTTCGCAGGGATCCGGAAATGGAGACTCAGGCTCCTCATTAGGAGCCGGTTCCACTGGAAAGACCTCTGGGACGATGGTTGCTGTGGTGACTCCGCCAAAGAATCAACCAGTGACGCCGCCGTCAAACCCCACTACGACGACTCCCTCTAAACCTGTCCTCTCGCCATTTGACCAAAGCCTGGCCAAAGCCGAAGCCTTGATCGGCAAAGCTGATCCTCGTGCGGTCGCTGATGGTTTTCGGGCAGCGCTGGCTTTGAAAGCGGATTCAATTGACGCGCGGCTGGGATTGGCCGAAGCCTTGTTTGATGCCAAAGATTACGCAGAGGCCGATTTGGAATATCAGAAAGTTGCTTCGCAGAATCCGGCTTCGGTGGAAGCCCGGCGAGGCAGAGCAGATTCCCTCTACGAATTGAACAAATATGAAGATGCCGTAGTGGAATATGAAGGTGCGCTTAAGGCCGGAGCGAATGACGCCGGAATCTACAACAATTACGCCAACGCATTGTTCCGTACCGGCAAACGCGAAAACCGGGATCGCGCGATTGAAAATTACAACCTCGCCATCAAAAAGCAGCCAAACTGGCCGGATGCGTACGCCGGATTGGCGAATGTGCTTCGCATCCAAAAACGGTTGGGCGAAGCTCAACAGGCTGTCGAACGTTCCATCCAACTTGCGCCGGAATCTTCGCTGGGGCACACCGTGGCCGGACGCGTTTATGCCGAACTGCAAGATTTCAATCGAGCCAATGCCGAGGGCAAAAAGGCGCTTGAGCTTGCGCCCAAAGACCCGTTTGTACATTTGAACTGGGCGGGCATTTTGTACATGCAAAAGCGATACAGCGAAGCGATCAATGAATATGTCGCCGCGCAAAGCTACGATCCGACATGGGCAGTTCCGCGTAACAGCCTGGGGAATTTGTTTTTGAACGTGAACCGCCCGAATGAAGCGCTCGACGAATTGCAGATCGCCGCCAAACTGGAACCACGCAGCTCCATCATTCACAACAATCTGGGCACCGCCTATTTGATGCTGCAAAAACTGGATGGCGCAATTTCCAATTACCAACTGGCAGTGCAGTTTGATGATCGCAATGCGCAGGCGTTTTCAAATATGGGCGTGGCTTATTACCGGCAAGGTCGTTTGGAGGAAGCGATCAATGCGTTCAAACGTGCCTCAGAACTGGAACCTGATAATCAGTTATTCAAAACCGCTTTGAGCGACGTGATGAAAAAAGCTGGCCACGGCAAGGGCAAAGACGAGAAAGGGAAAAAGAAGAAAGGCTGA
- a CDS encoding CDP-alcohol phosphatidyltransferase family protein, with protein MIGGYIGEACQRILDRIVHLLARLNPNPNLLSVIGLGINMFAALLYGYGRFFYAGLVMIFANIFDMLDGRVARLTGRVSKFGAFLDSSLDRLSDMIVFLGIIIFYSRDTKYHSTLYAALTGAALIGSVMVSYTSARAESLIPKCDVGFLRRPERVVLLILGSLTVWPKSSSPFLNKMPATIWLMAILSYWTFAQRLFHTWRQIREMESQSSPSIS; from the coding sequence ATGATAGGCGGATATATCGGAGAAGCTTGTCAGCGGATCCTTGACCGTATTGTTCATCTTCTCGCCCGGCTGAACCCAAACCCTAATTTGCTGTCTGTTATTGGGTTAGGTATCAACATGTTTGCCGCCTTGCTTTACGGGTACGGGCGGTTCTTTTATGCAGGCTTGGTGATGATCTTTGCCAATATCTTCGATATGTTGGACGGGCGTGTAGCCAGGTTAACGGGTCGCGTTTCCAAATTCGGAGCCTTTCTGGATTCCAGTCTGGACAGGCTTTCGGACATGATTGTTTTTCTAGGTATCATCATTTTCTATTCCCGCGACACGAAATACCACAGCACGCTTTATGCAGCATTGACTGGCGCGGCACTGATTGGCTCCGTAATGGTCAGCTACACCAGTGCACGAGCCGAATCGCTGATACCCAAATGCGATGTCGGTTTTTTAAGAAGACCGGAACGTGTCGTCTTGCTGATACTCGGTTCATTGACTGTTTGGCCTAAATCATCAAGTCCTTTTCTGAACAAGATGCCTGCAACAATTTGGTTGATGGCGATCCTGTCATATTGGACGTTTGCGCAAAGGCTATTT